From the Fusobacterium ulcerans ATCC 49185 genome, the window AGAATAAGAGATTATAACAGCTGGAATTCAACAGGAAATGATGAAGATAAAGGAATGAATGGAACAGAAGCAAGATTCAGATATTTCTATAATCATGGAAATTTAGGAGATTCTAAAGTAAACCTTACTTCAAGAATTCATTATCAAGATAATGGACAAGATGATGATTCTCAAGAATTACAATACCAAGCAAGATTCAATTTTGCTGACTATATGTTCAATAATGATTTTGTAAAAACTACAGACTTTGTAGTAGCTCCAAAATATGGATATACTTGGGCTGCAAACAATGATGATTATGACAATCAATTAGGTGTAGACTTATATACAATGCACGAATTTCCATTAGGATTCTCATTTGAATTTAATGTATACGCAACTCAACATTTCTATGGAAAAGACCAAAAAACTGGAACAAACAGCACAGTAGATGATAACTTTGGAGTAGATGTAGAGGCATACTTATATAATACTACTAACTTATATTCAAATGGAAAACTTAATGTAGATTTCTATTTTGAAGGTGGATTTGATCCATATTCTTGGAATTCAGAAAATGTTCTTGCAAGAGAATATAGAGATAATAACTTTAATGTCACAGCAGATAAAACAACATATGAAGATTCAAAATATAGATTATATGCTTGGCCTCAAATAATTACTTCATACAATGTAACTGATTCATTTAAAACTTATGTATCTCTAGGAGCAGAATACACAAATGGTTATAAATATGAAAGTGATGCACAAGATTGGAGATGGCAGCCAGTTGCTGTAGTAGGATTTACAACTACATTCTAATAAAATAACTTTCATTATATGAAAGATGATTAATAAGAAAACCGATTTCTGCTGAAATTCAGGAATCGGTTTTTATTTTATTTAAAAATAAAATAGCAAGTATTAGCTTTTTAATAATTTTTTTATATGATATAATTAGGAAACAAGACTTTTTTGGTTGATGGAGGAATTGTGAAAAAGATTCTGATAGTAGAAGATGAGAAAGAAATAAGAAATATTTTAAAGGTATATCTGCTGACAGCGGGATATGAAGTAACAGAAGCAGCTGATGGAGAAGAGGCAATGAAGATTTTTTATGAGAAGCCTTTTGATCTTGTAGTATTAGATATAATGCTTCCTAAAAAAGATGGGTGGAGTATATGCCGTGAAATAAAAGAATATAGCTCTGTTCCAGTGATAATCATAACAGCAAGGGATAATGAGAATGATGAAGTATTTGGTTTTGAAATAGGAGCAGACGACTATATAACAAAACCTTTTAGCAATAAAGTATTTTTAGCAAGAGTAAAGACAGTTTTAAAAAATAAAACTATTATTAATAATAGTAATGAAATAGAAATAGGAAAACTTAAAATAAATGATGTTTCTCATAATGTAACTAAAGAAGGAAAAAATTTAGATCTTGCTCCTAAAGAATATGAAATACTAATGTACTTTATAAAAAATAAAAATATAGCTTTAAGCAGAGAAAAAATGCTTACAGAGATATGGGGATATGGTTTTGTTGGAAATGATAGAACAATAGATGTTCATATAAAAAATCTCAGGAAAAAAATTGGAGGAGAATATATTAAAACTATAAGAAGTGTTGGTTATAAATTTGAAATAAAATAAAGAAAAGGAATATGATTATTTATGAAGAAGATTTTCTATAAGATATTTTTAATACTTGTTATAGTCACATATATGCCTCTTTTTATAATATATGGATTTCATACTTTGTATGTTAATGATTATATTAAAAATGAAAAAGCTAGGGAATTGAAAGAAATAACTGAATTTGTAAATATAAATTCGTTTTCAGATGAATATAAGAAAAAAATAGAACAAACAGAAAATATAAAAGTTGATATTGTAGACTTATCAATTGATAAACCAAAAACTTATGTTTTTGAATATCTAAATAATAGAGATCTTAAAATTGATTTAGAAAGTATGCATATTAATGAAATTGCTGTAAGATATGTAAAAAAAACACATCTTTTAAATAATATATATATTATCAAGAAAGTAGATAAAGAGAAATATATTTTGATATCATCATTAATGGTAATACCTGAAGTAATAAACCGTATAATTTTATCTGCATATTTTTATGTGACACTTCTTATTATTCCAGTTGTACTTATACTGGCATATTTTATTTCCAAAAAAATGTCAGGTCCTATAATACTTTTAGAGGAAGTATCAAAAAAAATATCAAATCTTGATTTTTCAAAAACTATTGAATTTAAAAGTGATGATGAACTTACAAGAATTGGGAAAAATATAAACACTATGGCACAGGCCTTAAAAAATAATATAGATGAACTTAATACAGTAAATAAACAATTAAAAAAAGAACTTGAGACCAATGAAAATCTTATGAATTCAATAAGTCATGAACTTAAAACTCCTATTGCTATTATAAATGGATATATTGAAATGCTTCAAGATAAAATGATTAGAGATCCTAAAGAAATAGAAAAAATATATTCAGTTATGTTTGATGAAGGTATTCACCTTAATAAGATGATTAAAGATTTAAATTCTTATCGTAGATATGAAGCTAATTTCTTTGAAATAGAAAAAAAAGAGATAAAAATAAAAGAGTTTATAGAGGGGATTTTAAATAAGTATAGACTTGATATAGAAGAAAGGAAGATAAGTCTTACTATAAATATGGAAGATGGAATAATTATAGAAGACTTAGGAAAACTCTCAATTATATTGAATAATCTTTTAACTAATGCAATTACATATACAGACTGCAGAGGGATAATAGAAATAAGCTATAAAAATAAAAATTTAAAGATTTCAAATAGTGCAGATGATATTTCAGAAGAAAAATTTGAGAAAATTTTTCAGCCTTTTTATAAAATAGATTCTTCAAGAAATAGAAAATATGGTGGAACAGGATTAGGGCTTTCTATTGTAAAAAATATTTTAGAACTTCTTCAGCTCAAATATAGTATGAAATTTGAAAAGGAGAGAGGGTTTTTTATATTCAATATAGAGTTTAATTAAAATATAAAAAAGAAGCTTGCTTGATAGAAAAATTTTGGCAGAGCTTCTTTTTTTATTAGAACTTATTTATTTGCTTTTTTAATTTTACAGAATTTCTCAAATTTATTTTTTTCTTTATTTTATTATATCTCCTTATTTTATAATATATTTGAGAAAAAGTAGAAACTAATACTATTCCAACTGTAATAGCAACTGTAATAAGAATAGTTTCAGTTCCCTTTGCTACAGCTTCTTCTATCTTATTTTCAACTAAATAAGACATTGTAAAATACACTCCGCTTCCAGGTACCAGTGGGATAAGACTGGCTATTAAAGTAGAAGTAACAGGTGTTTTTAAAAATCTGGCAATTATCTCAGAATAAATAGTAATAGCAATAGAAGAATATAAAAATGATGCTGGAATAGAACTTCCATTATATTTAAAGAAAATATATACAGCCCAGCCTAATGCTCCGCCAGCACTTGCACAGAATAATTTTTTTCCTTTAAGATTGAATATAATACCAAAAGCAAAAGTACTTGCAGCAGCCCATAAAATTTCTAACAGCATTTTATATACCCCCAAATCTTACAAGAATAAATAGTGCAAATCCAGTGCCTATAGCTAAAGCTGCTCCTACCAGAAAGGCTTCTACAGCACGAGATATTCCTGAAAGAAGATCTCCAGCTACTAGATCTCTTATAGCATTTGTGAGGGCTATTCCAGGAACAAGGAGCATGATAGCACCAATGATTGAATAGGAAACTGTATCTGTGAAACCAATTTTATATGAAAGATAAGAGCAGATTGTACAAATAAATCCTCCCAAAGTATTTATGAAGAAACTATTTGACTGAAGCTTTGTAGCAAAATCTGATATTACAAATATAAGACCTCCACTTATAAAAGCACAGCAGGCATCATTAAATTTTCCTTTAAAAAGAAGTGCAAAAGAAAAAGCTCCAAAACAGTAAGCTAAAAAATACATATATTTTTTATAAGGAACTTCTTTATCTATTATATTTATATTTTTAGCAAAATCATCAAAAGAGTATTTTTTTATATCTCTTACTAATTGATTTATACTATGAACTTTATTTAAATTAGTTGTTCTGTTTGGAACTCTTTCCACAGAACAGAAAAGTTCTCCTTTGTAGTTTCTTACAGAGGTAATAATACAAGTTATAGAAACAAAACATTGAGCATTCAGCCCATAATGCCTGCATATTCTATTTATTATATCTTCCACTCTATAAGTTTCAGCACCACTTTGTAATGCTATTTTCCCTACTAAGTTAGCTAATACGAGAACCTTGTTTTCATTCATAAAATCTTCCTCCCCAAGAATGAAAATATAAATTATTTAAACATTTCTAAAACTTCAGAAGAATATTGTCCATTGCTATCATGAGTGAATAATGGGGGCAGTATTCTAAGTCCAGGCTTGCCATATTTGATTCCTTCTAGTAATAATATTTTTCCCTCTTTATCATTTTTAGAGTGACAAAACTGAATTCTCTTAGGTTCAATAAGATGTTTTTTCATAAGTTCGATTATTTCAATAAGTCTGTCTACTCTATGAACAAGAACAAAATATCCCTTATCTTTTAATAAACCAGCAGCAGTTTCTATAAGAGTATCAAGTGTAATAGATATTTCATGTCTTGCCAGTGTTAATTGTGTAAGGTCATTTAAAAGTTCTTCGTTGCCGTTAAATTTAAAAAATGGAGGATTTGAAACTACCATATCTAGAGTATGGGTAGTGAAATATTTTCTCCAGTTTTTCATGTCATCATTAATAATAGTAATTTGATCTTCAAGGTTATTAAGTTTTACATTTCTTCTTGCAAGGTCACTTGATATTTCCTGTATTTCAATTCCTGTTATTTTTGCTTTGGTTTTTTTAGAAAGAAAAAGTGGAATAGCTCCATTTCCAGTTCCTAAATCCACAATATTATTAATATTTTTAGTAATAGATGCAAATTCTGAGATAAGAAGTGAATCCAAAGAAAAAGCGAAGTGATCAGTTCTTTGGATTATTTTCATATCTTTTTTTAAAAGGTCTATAATAGTTTCAAATTCGTTAGTGATCATAATATGTTTTTCCCTCCCATTGCATTATATCAAATTTAATTATAAATTAAAATTAGAATTTTAAGAAGAGAAAAAAAGAGCAGCTGAAAGGTAATTTACAGCTGCTTCTTATCAATATTTTGTATTCAATTCTAAATTATACTATTCCCATCATTCCTAAAATTATAGCTGCAGCCAATGCGATTAGAGGAATAACACAAGTAACCATTCCAATATCATTGTATGAATCTTTGTGAGTCATACCAGTAACTGCCAGAAGAGTTATAACAGCACCACAATGAGGAAGTGAATCTAATCCACCAGAAGCTATTGTAGCTATTCTATGAAAAGCTTCAACACTTATTCCTTGAGATGCAGCTATTGCCATATATTGAGGTCCAAGAGCTTCCAAAGCTATTCCCATACCTCCTGAAGATGAACCAGTAGCTCCTGCAAGAAGAGTTATAGCTAAGGCTTCTGAGATTAAAGGACTTGCATCTATTCCAAGAAGTTTATCAGTAAGTACTTGGAATCCTGGAACAGCTCTTACTACTCCACCAAATCCAACAGCAGCAGCAGTATTAAGTATTGCTATTACTGAACCATTTCCACCTTCATTTAATGCTTTGATAAAGAATTTAGATTTTTTTAAATTTAATAGAGCAACAATTATGTTTCCACATAAAAGTGATAAAATACTTGCTGGTGTTATAGCCATACCAGCTTTTTTACTTAGTATATAAAGAACAAGAACTACTGTGATAAGAGGAACTAAAGAAAGATATTCATTAGGAAGATCTCCTTCTTCTTCTTTTACACTGTTAGATGGTTCAATAAAACGCTCTCCAGCTTTTACTAATTTTTCCTGTTTCCAATATAGATATAAATATCCACATATAAGCATTATTAATCCAGCAACTATTCCCATAATAGGAGCAGCATAAGGTGTAGTATTGAAATATCTTCCAGCAATTATATTATTTAATTGAGGACTTCCTGGAAAAGCTGTCATAGTGAAAGTAAATGCACCAAGTGCAATAGCACCAGGGATCAGTTTTCTTGGCAGATCAGCTTCTCTAAAAAGAGATATAGCAAGTGGGTATATAGCAAATACTACAACAAAAAGGCTTACTCCTCCATAAGTAAGAACAGCACAACTTACAACAACTCCAAGGAGAGCTCTTTTAGCTCCAACAAATTTTACAAGGAGATGTGCAACTGCACGAGCTGCTCCAGTGACATCCATCATTTTTCCAAAAACTGCTCCTAGAAAGAACAGAGGAAACCATGATTTAGTAAATCCAGCTAAAGAACCCATATAATTTTCAGTATATGACTCCAGTAAAACTTGTCCATTAAATCCAAATCCATATAAAGCAACAACGATAGCTGAAAGTGGAGCTACCCATATAATAGAATATCCCTTATATGAAAGAAAAACTAATAATAATAAACCTAAAAGTATACCCAGCATATATTTTCCTCCCTAAATTTTTTTTACTCTTCATGATTTTTTAAAGCAACAAATTAGAACAAAACTTATAATTAATATACAAAATGGTCTGATAGTTTTATGCTAAAATTATATTCTAATAAATCATCAAAGTAAAATACTAGAATTTCATTTGCTGTATGAAAAAAAATCATACAAAGTTATAAAAATGAAATTAAGGGGGTTAAATGAAATTATAAATCTATATTTTTTACAAACTCTATAAAAAGTTTTATAGCTTTGGATACATATTTATCTTTTCTTACAATAAGTGCTACATTCCATGGAAATTCAGGTTCTTTAATGGTTAAAAGTCTAATATTTTTAGAGTGGAATTTACTAAGTATAGGTCTAGGAAGTATGCTTATTCCCTGATTGAGAGCCACCATTTCCGCAATGAAATCCCATTGTGAGCTAGTGCAAATGATGTTTGGTTCAAACCCTGCCTTAGAACATAAAGCTTTTATTCTGTCATGGAGCATATATGTTTCATTTAAGATGATGAGAGGTTCATCCTTTATTTCTGCCATAGCAACTTCTTTTTTAGAAGCTAAAGGGTGCTTTTTGTGGACAACAACAACATTGTCTGACATAAATACAGGAGTTATATTAAAATCTTGAGAGGAGAAAGGAAGAATAACAACACCAATATCTATCTCTCCTTTTTCAACTTTATCTTTAACAGTATTAGCTCCAGCTTCAATAACGCTTAGATTGATATTCTTATACATATTTCTAAATTCTTGAATAGTAGATGTAAAATATATAGTACTTATTACTGGAGGTACTCCCACTTTAATATTTCCTTTTTCCAGACTTATACTATCTTGCAGCTTAGTAAGCTGTTCATTGATAACTTTTAAAGCAATAGTACCATTTTCATAAAGAAGCTGTCCCTCTGGAGTTAGTTTGAAGCTTTTGGATGTTCTGTCAATTAAAATAATATCTAATTCATTTTCAAAAGTTTTTATAGCCTTACTTAAAGCAGATTGGCATATATATAACTTTTTAGAAGCGTTTGTAAAGCTTTCCTGTCTAGCTATCTCTACAAAGTAATTCAAAAGTTTTATATTAATAAGAATCCCCTCCTTTTTCAAATAATTAAAATTTAGATTTTTATAGTTTTATTTATACTTAGAGTATACCTCTCTGAGGGCAGAAAATTAAATACTTTTTTATCATATGCTGTATGAATTAAATTCATAAAAGAAAAAAGAATAATATATAAAAGTTATCCACAACTCAAGTATTATAACATAATTTTATAAAATAAAAAATTCTCTCCAGTGAAGAAAAAAATATTTATAAAAAGAATAGCAATTTATTTTTGGATACATCTATTGACTTTTCCGATAAGTGTGTACTATAATCCTACTAACAAATTAGAATCATATCTGATGTATGAAATGGCATGACTTAGTTCTAAAAAAGAATACAAAAATATTCTGATAGGTATTTTTGTAATTATAGAAGGAGTGAGTTAAATGGCTGAGTTTATTAAAGCATCTCAAGCTGCCAGAATAATAAAAGATGATTCGTTATTACTGGTATGTGGTTTTGTAGGGATAGGAAGTCCAGAAGAGATATTTATAGAGATGGAAAAATCTTTTTTGGAAGAAGGTACACCAAAAAATCTTAATCTTATGTTTGCTGCTGGATTTGGTGACGGAAAAACAAAAGGTCTGAATCAT encodes:
- a CDS encoding threonine/serine exporter family protein; the protein is MLLEILWAAASTFAFGIIFNLKGKKLFCASAGGALGWAVYIFFKYNGSSIPASFLYSSIAITIYSEIIARFLKTPVTSTLIASLIPLVPGSGVYFTMSYLVENKIEEAVAKGTETILITVAITVGIVLVSTFSQIYYKIRRYNKIKKKINLRNSVKLKKQINKF
- a CDS encoding threonine/serine ThrE exporter family protein → MNENKVLVLANLVGKIALQSGAETYRVEDIINRICRHYGLNAQCFVSITCIITSVRNYKGELFCSVERVPNRTTNLNKVHSINQLVRDIKKYSFDDFAKNINIIDKEVPYKKYMYFLAYCFGAFSFALLFKGKFNDACCAFISGGLIFVISDFATKLQSNSFFINTLGGFICTICSYLSYKIGFTDTVSYSIIGAIMLLVPGIALTNAIRDLVAGDLLSGISRAVEAFLVGAALAIGTGFALFILVRFGGI
- a CDS encoding LysR family transcriptional regulator; the encoded protein is MNYFVEIARQESFTNASKKLYICQSALSKAIKTFENELDIILIDRTSKSFKLTPEGQLLYENGTIALKVINEQLTKLQDSISLEKGNIKVGVPPVISTIYFTSTIQEFRNMYKNINLSVIEAGANTVKDKVEKGEIDIGVVILPFSSQDFNITPVFMSDNVVVVHKKHPLASKKEVAMAEIKDEPLIILNETYMLHDRIKALCSKAGFEPNIICTSSQWDFIAEMVALNQGISILPRPILSKFHSKNIRLLTIKEPEFPWNVALIVRKDKYVSKAIKLFIEFVKNIDL
- a CDS encoding tRNA1(Val) (adenine(37)-N6)-methyltransferase — its product is MITNEFETIIDLLKKDMKIIQRTDHFAFSLDSLLISEFASITKNINNIVDLGTGNGAIPLFLSKKTKAKITGIEIQEISSDLARRNVKLNNLEDQITIINDDMKNWRKYFTTHTLDMVVSNPPFFKFNGNEELLNDLTQLTLARHEISITLDTLIETAAGLLKDKGYFVLVHRVDRLIEIIELMKKHLIEPKRIQFCHSKNDKEGKILLLEGIKYGKPGLRILPPLFTHDSNGQYSSEVLEMFK
- a CDS encoding response regulator transcription factor encodes the protein MKKILIVEDEKEIRNILKVYLLTAGYEVTEAADGEEAMKIFYEKPFDLVVLDIMLPKKDGWSICREIKEYSSVPVIIITARDNENDEVFGFEIGADDYITKPFSNKVFLARVKTVLKNKTIINNSNEIEIGKLKINDVSHNVTKEGKNLDLAPKEYEILMYFIKNKNIALSREKMLTEIWGYGFVGNDRTIDVHIKNLRKKIGGEYIKTIRSVGYKFEIK
- a CDS encoding GntP family permease, whose product is MLGILLGLLLLVFLSYKGYSIIWVAPLSAIVVALYGFGFNGQVLLESYTENYMGSLAGFTKSWFPLFFLGAVFGKMMDVTGAARAVAHLLVKFVGAKRALLGVVVSCAVLTYGGVSLFVVVFAIYPLAISLFREADLPRKLIPGAIALGAFTFTMTAFPGSPQLNNIIAGRYFNTTPYAAPIMGIVAGLIMLICGYLYLYWKQEKLVKAGERFIEPSNSVKEEEGDLPNEYLSLVPLITVVLVLYILSKKAGMAITPASILSLLCGNIIVALLNLKKSKFFIKALNEGGNGSVIAILNTAAAVGFGGVVRAVPGFQVLTDKLLGIDASPLISEALAITLLAGATGSSSGGMGIALEALGPQYMAIAASQGISVEAFHRIATIASGGLDSLPHCGAVITLLAVTGMTHKDSYNDIGMVTCVIPLIALAAAIILGMMGIV
- a CDS encoding sensor histidine kinase: MKKIFYKIFLILVIVTYMPLFIIYGFHTLYVNDYIKNEKARELKEITEFVNINSFSDEYKKKIEQTENIKVDIVDLSIDKPKTYVFEYLNNRDLKIDLESMHINEIAVRYVKKTHLLNNIYIIKKVDKEKYILISSLMVIPEVINRIILSAYFYVTLLIIPVVLILAYFISKKMSGPIILLEEVSKKISNLDFSKTIEFKSDDELTRIGKNINTMAQALKNNIDELNTVNKQLKKELETNENLMNSISHELKTPIAIINGYIEMLQDKMIRDPKEIEKIYSVMFDEGIHLNKMIKDLNSYRRYEANFFEIEKKEIKIKEFIEGILNKYRLDIEERKISLTINMEDGIIIEDLGKLSIILNNLLTNAITYTDCRGIIEISYKNKNLKISNSADDISEEKFEKIFQPFYKIDSSRNRKYGGTGLGLSIVKNILELLQLKYSMKFEKERGFFIFNIEFN